The genomic stretch GGACGGTTTTTAACCCACCTGAACATTGGCCTCATAGACAAGCAGATCTGTGCTGAAAAATCAATAGACTctgctattatatatatgtatctcCTTATCAATAATCCTTCACCTAATTATGTCCTAGTGGGCTATAATAATTATACAAAACATCATGAAATTAATTGAAAACTCTAATTTCGTTACATGGTGTATGTGCAAATACATACCTCAGTGGAGAGAGTAGGGGAATCCTCTACTACAACCTTCCATTTCCCTTTAGAGCTANNNNNNNNNNNNNNNNNNNNNNNNNNNNNNNNNNNNNNNNNNNNNNNNNNNNNNNNNNNNNNNNNNNNNNNNNNNNNNNNNNNNNNNNNNNNNNNNNNNNatataaaattttgatcacTCTCTCCTTATAAGTTGATTTTTATTGGTGAGTTATActcaaaatttatatcatttggtaTCTAACTCAAAACTACGTCTCAAGTTCAAGTCACCCAAAAAGGCCAAGCAATGGGATAAAGTAGACGGCTATAGATGTCGGCTGTCAAGGACATTATTTAAGTACAATTTTAACCTTGAGTGcgcttatataatttttatgatttttaaaattaatgtcTGTAATATAATTATGTAGAGGATCTGATTCAGCCTAAGCTGCGTAAGAATTGCGTGGAAGGAAACTCTTCATCCATACAATTGCGCAAAGAGCCACGACTACGACAGAGGAAAAGGACCAAATAGCCGAACCAGcgaacgagagagagagagagagagagggagcgcGATGAGTAGTAGTAGCACTGAGAAGCTAAAGTCGTCAAGCTCCGAATTGGACTTGGATCAACCCAACATCGAGGACTATCTCCCTTCCGGATCCTCCATCCAAGAGCCCCTGGGCAAGCTCCGCCTGTAaactctctctcgctctctctctcgctctctctctctccctctctctctattgGGGTTCTGTTTGATTGCTGGGAAataggggaaaagaaaaataatgtgactGTTGTGAGATTCCAAACAGTcattttctgggcaaccaaattGGGGTTTGATGAATTAATACGTTAATtgagaatgaaaatgattttgcaGGCGTGATTTGCTCGACATTTCTCCTGCGCTAACCGAGGCTGCTGGTGCCATTGTCGATGtaaagcttttgtttttgtgtttctttttgttgacAAAGATTTGTGTCATATGTTTCATGAAGATCTTTGGCAGAAATAacagtttggatttttttatttattttttgaatcattggtttgtatatatttattgaagatttaagaaatttggattttctagttttgtttttgggttttttatttcaataatgaCTGAGCAGGACTCGTTCACACGATGTTTCAAGTCAAATCCTCCGGAACCATGGAACTGGAATGTGTATTTATTTCCGCTATGGTGTTTTGGGGTCGTAGTTCGATATTTCATTCTATTCCCCGTCAGGTTAGCcttactactactactactactactaccaCCACTCAAAGATGGAGCTGGTTAATTGATGTTATGCATGATGCATTAAGCTTTAAtgagattttgaaaatctttattttgaaattgaattgaatttgtgCTCCGGAATGTATtttactactactactacaacTACCACTCAAAGATTGAGCTGGTTAATTGATGTTATGCATGATGCTTTAGGCTTTAAtgagattttgaaaatctttATCTTGAAATTGAATTGCAGTTGTGATGTGGAATGTATTTTAAAGCAATTGGGATTTTGTGAAATGGAGGGTTTTATGTTCTTAATGTTTGCCTTGTTTATGAGTTCGTGTGAATTTGCTTGTCTTGGTTGAATCTGCAGGGTTATAGTATTGACAGTGGGATGGATAATATTCCTTTCGGCTTTTATTCCGGTGCATTCTCTTTTGAAAGGGCATGACAAGTTGAGGAAAAAGATTGAGGTGTGAAATGTGACATGTTTTTAGATTTTCATATAATTATTGCTCAGCTTCTTTGTGAATAATGCCATACTCTTTGGATTTGTCTTTTTTGATAAATTGCTCTTTTGTTTGCTTCTATTTGTCTCTCTGTATGTATGTATTGGAAATGGAAACTTTGAACTGTCTGGTATTGGATAATTTTTGAATGCTTTTAAGTGAGCTTGTCAGAGTGATttacataatttaagtattaggTTAATATAATGTTCTCTTTTGCATGTCATCAATGGTTTTCTTCTAAGAATTAATATACCAATTCAACATTTTAGTTTTCTTAAACACACTCTTATTGTTGTGCAGTAGAACCCTTTTGTATAAGAAAATATTCTTGTATCTAAAGATTGTTTAGGACTAGATAAAACACCTGCAGCAGCCTTCTAACAGCACACAAATGATATTAAGTTGTTGGAGACTCTGACAGAATCCATGGACATGTGAAATCTTTGGAAGGGACCCATGATGATCTATATTGTCATAGGACAGAATCCATTTGTCATACATGATTGAATCCATGTTCCCGTCGAGACCATGGAAGAGTCCCAACCATGCTCTATATCATCAGATGAAAGAAACCATTCATCCTACAAGCTAGGTTTCATGGTCATGTGGAAATCTGAGGAAGGATCTTTGATCTTCTCTATTGTCATAGGAAAGAAAACTTTTGTCACACATTTACTTCATtatcaaaaggaaagaaaataaatcttttgTTGTACATTTATCAATAATCTGCCCGATGGACTTAATCTTATGGTTGCCTCCTACAAAGAAGACTCTTGGCAAGCACATTTATGATATGCTTAATGTAGCACCTCGGTCCTATATTGAGAAGACGAGTAGTAGCCCACATAGActaggtggtttataaagataatcatgatTGCTAAATCTTACATTGCTTAGTTAATAGGTGAAAGTAAGCTTTGTAAGGAATTCAATGGAAGTTTCAACCCAgcaaaaagcgctagccacatttgcCCAATGAccccaaaagtactagttaaTTTTGGGTATTTTCTAGAATTCCTTATAAAGAACAATTTACCTAGTAATTAAGCAATGTGaacttagcactcataactatctttataaactaccaactCTATGTGGGTTACtcctcatcttcctaatatgggattggggtgttacaaatttTCCCTCTTAAATTCTTGACGTCCTCATCAGGGCCACGTTATGCAgtgctctagtaccacatgGTTTGATGTTACAACCTGGCTTTGATACTATTTCTaatgacccagggaaaagccTAGCCACATTTTCACTATAATcccaaaagaactagtcaattttAGAGCTTTACTAGAATTccttataaagcctagtttcacctagtaactaagcaatgtgggacttagtactcatgactatctttataaactacctaCTCTATGTGAACTACtcctcatctttccaatatgggactaGGGTGTTACACTTAATTTATCAAAGGCAACTAAACGTGATGATTCTCACTCTTGCATGGCCCTGCCCCTTCTTTTGGTAgggttggttttcttttctcttattttaattttcttctttgattttgatttttatagcatatttgatgaaaaatcaTTATCTTTTGTGAATTAAATGGCGCAGGTGCTGCAACATATATTCGCTTTTTTATTATGAGATAGATTGAATAAAAGGCCCTAATGTTTCAATGCCCCCTCTCTTTGTCTAATTCTTTCTCTACTAATATCTTCTTAAAATTCTGGTTATGCATTGGATTTAGCATATtccattttgtttattttatttacagaGGTCGTTGGTGGAGTTAATTTGCAGCTTCTTTGTTGCGTCATGGACTGGGGTGGTAAAATACCATGGGCCACGGCCTAGCATGCGACCTAAGCAGGTATTTTtgactaaatattttttttggatatcaTCCAATGTTTCTTTAGCAGCATATTTTAAGCATTTTCATGCTACTAAGTGGCTTTTTGCTTCTGTTCATGGTTTGAACAGGTTTTTGTGGCCAATCATACTTCCATGATTGATTTCATCATCTTAGAACAGATGACTGCATTTGCTGTTATTATGCAGAAGCATCCTGGATGGGTTGGTAAGTGTTTAAATGCCAATATTCACACTTGATATATATTCGTACAGTTAATATGGTATAACATACTCATTAATGATTTCTGGTTACTGTGTGTGTGTTTCTCTCAAAGTATTACCAAATATCCTTGTATGATATTTATCCATAAATTCCAATCAGGACTTTGTGCATGTCTTTAGCAGACCTGGTGGTAATACAAAGATATATATCATGTGGAAGAAGTACCCATATATTGTGACAGTGCCTAAAATGCTCCAAATGGTCGGAACTTGGAATTTGATGGTGGTCAATATTTTGGGCCTTGATTGAGAttttattctgtttttttttttggtttgcaaATATGTAGTTATTCTGCCATTAGGGTAATCTTTTTGATAAAATGTTTTGCGTTTCCAACTTGCCCTGTGTTATTGAGTTTCATGATCTGATTGCAATATGTAGATAGACAAGGAAAACTATTGCACTTAGTGTTTTAAATATCTTTTGACACATGAATAACACTTTTTCACTGCGTAAATGACAGAAATATCCaaattttttggataaatatttGTGTTCTCCTTTAAAAAAGATATGTATCTAGAATAACTTGGTATGGATTAAGTGGTGTACTGGTCTGAGTAGGAAAGGTGCACATGGTCCAAACTCTTTTGAGTTACAGTCCATCCAGTTTTGAAAGTGGAAATAGTTCACTGAGTTTGTATAAGTTAAAATGAGTAAATTTCAGGTTTTATGATATTTagtatatttaatatattatatatattttttcttatatttagagAACAATTTACACTACGACTTAGcctataatattaaatagaacctataatttattcttcaaaaaattgaaagtaaggattttgttttctctgtaGGACTTTTGCAGAGCACCATATTAGAGAGTGTAGGATGTATCTGGTTCAACCGTTCAGAGGCAAAGGACCGCGAAATTGTAGCAAGGAAGTAAGTGTAgatgaaaatatagaaaatcaTCATATCAGAACATCTACTAGGTCATGATTATATGAACTTGTGTACTTCAGGTTGAGGGACCACATTCAGGCGGCTGACAATAATCCTCTTCTCATATTCCCGGAGGGAACTTGTGTAAATAATCACTATACGGTTATGTTCAAGAAGGTACAAGTATATGATTTTGTATCGTAGAAATGTAAGAGAAGTTTTGCATCTCTTGTTGATAAAGTAGGAAACTTCTGTTTCTATCCTGTGATCTTCCTGTATGtaactctctctcactctctctctcacacatgggaaaacaattttcttctttttctttgagttCTCGATACTTGTAATTTCTCCAACtcatatattcaatttttttaatgatgtgtAGGGTGCGTTTGAGCTCGGCTGCACTGTTTGCCCAGTTGCAATTAAGTATAACAAAATATTCGTTGATGCTTTTTGGAACAGCCGGAAGTAAGGAGCTGCTTAGAGCCCGCTTAAACTTGTGTGTGTATATCATGTTTATCAATGCGCTGAAAGCATACCCTCCATTTTAGACATGGTGGCAAAAAACATAGATTCATTTATGTGGGGGCAAGGTTTTGCCGAAGATCAAACTATTCAATAgtcatgtttttgttttatgttagaACGACCATATGGGAGATAAATTCCTTGTTTGAGCTAGGATCTAGGTGGATAACAGTTGGGTTCATCTTTTGTCTCCTGTCTTAGATATTGACATCTGTTACTATGCTGCTAATGAAACGGAAGGGTAATTCTTAGATTATGTGCTTTCTTTGCAGGCAATCCTTCACAACGCATCTGCTGCAGCTCATGACATCCTGGGCTGTTGTTTGTGATGTTTGGTACTTGGAGCCTCAAATTCTAAAACCTGGAGAGACACCCATCGAGTTTGCAGAGAGGTAAATAAACTTCTCCTCAGCTGCAATGAGTTATGCTTACACACTTTTTTGGAAAGTCATAAGTGTGTGCTTCTCCGGGATTAGAAGAACCATATCTTATTTATGGATAGCTTCAATTACTTGTAAACGCTCTTATGCAGGGTTAGGGACATAATATCTGTTAGAGCAGGTCTCCGAAAGGTACCTTGGGATGGATATCTAAAGTACTCTCGTCCTAGCCCAAAACACAGAGAACAGAAGTAAGTCAAATCTCTTTCTCTTGCATAAGTAGAAATGGAAAGATATCAATTTTGTTTGCATAATATTAGTTCGTCAAcatattagtttatttattgcATTGCTGAACCATTCTGATGCTAAGAAAATCAGAGATAATTACATTTTCAAGCTTATTTTTGTAACATTTGCAGGCAACAAAGCTTTGCTGAGTCAATGCTGCGGCGTTTGGAGGAGAAgtgatatgtatatatttttgtttaattctttaCTTGTACCTCTTTTGAGATCCTCTACAGTCGATTTCCTATAAGCTAGTTGACCCCCAAATGTGAGGGCATTTTGGGTTTAGACTGTGATTAAGCAAAATAATATGTAGTTTCTCAACTTTTGCTTATGATGTCGTAATTGAGCTCCGGTAACAAGCTTTCACCATCGATTCTACCTGGCatggagaaagagaaatagGGTGGGATGATTTTTGGCATTCCAACTGACGACCCGCCACTAATGCGGTTTTGACCTGTGCGGGTTGGGTGTAGGCAGGGCTGGAGTCCCATTTTAGTTTTTGACGAAATTCTGATTTGCCCGACTATTTGTAAAGAATATAATTCATAAAACGACATCGATCGCATGTTTACTGGTGTTTTTTTAGGATAAAATACGTTTTTGgtacttttcattttatatgAATAAGTAATCACTTTTCTTTGAACAACTGAAACAATACAATCTAGACCACCAAAAACTCAACAAAGGAGGCTCCAAACACAACTGTAACATATCACTAACATTGCTATCAACTTTACTTTTCAAGCTTTCTCCCATCgaaattgtaaaagaaaaagaaagtgcgAGTCCACTAGTTATGAGCAATTTGGAAAAGAAGCAGCAAAGCCATGATTGAGATCTGGACTCAAAGGAGTTAATCGCTAAACGGAGCTCAATGTCAAAGGAAAACCCTCCTTTCATTTCAGCCGACCTAATATTTAATAGCAAAAAGTTGGGTGCACAGGTTGGGCAACCACAATTTGGATCCTCTcttatccagttagttataatagaggggtatttttatattttcaaaaagttaaaagacaaaaatacccatccattataattaattgatagGGGTGTTAACCCAGTCCGGTTTCtcgatttttggccaaaaccgagGACAGGAACTGGGAACTGGGACTCCGGTTAACTGGGGTCCCGGTTATCGGCCGGTTCAGTAAccggtttttatatatattaatttaattacctaaagtatatatatataaaaatattaaaaaaatattgttatatatatatgcacccaGTTCTTGTAACTCGGTAAAAATCGGGTCCCAAAAGCCTGGTACCGGGACTGGGGTATccggtttttggtttttccaaaccggaaccgggtccctGGTTTcccgataatttttgacacccctactaattggatattctccaattcgAATGAATTGGAAAGGATATTGTTCCATCCAATCAAGTGTTTGGTATCAATAGGCCTCCTTTCCTCAACCCCAATCCATGTGAATATTGGTACATCAAAAGAACCATTGATGACTTATTATAGACGTTGAAGATGACTTTTAAGAATAATCTTCCAACAACATAAgtaaattacaaacaaaatcaCAGCGAATCCACAGGAAGGATATTTTAGTGTGAGCCTTCTTCAATCGTTCACATGCTTGTTCTTGGTGGACCATTTTGGCAGCAAATGAAATGCAGTGATGTCTCTCTCAATCGTTGTACAACATTATTTCTGGTCAAAGTCAAcatttcttatatttaatttcaccCGATTGATGAGCTGTATGTATAACTCATTCACTCCTAGATTGGTCAGCCAAACATTTCGGACTAACACGGTGCAAATTCCACCAATACTTTTCATCAACGCCGCATACAATTGACAAAGACTCTGGCATCCTCGAATACGTCGATCCTCAAAATTCTGTCGGACCCCAAATTACAATGCCGGAACCACAAGCGAAGGTGAAGAAATGGATAtgggaattttcaaaacttggCACATTATATCTAAGGCCGATAATTTTTTAGATGACTCAAAAGCTTAATACGagtttaatataaaattagtaagaTATGAGTTATTAGCCTCGGTGAAAAAGTAGGGCCAAGTTTATAAGCTATATAGATTCAAATAAAGCCAACACTTTTCTTTGTAAACgattaaatatttttagaatttttttttttaatctaaatttgGTTGgagaaatatgaagaaaaaaaaaaaatgcaatcttattattaaattaGAGTTGTATTAACATCGTCTTTGACCAAGACCAAGTTTGGATTGAGTTGAGTCCCTGACCCGCCAACCATTTTACGGGCCGAAGAAGGAAAAACATACACAAAGAGCCTTTACCCACTTGCAGTGGGGACCACAAACAGACCTACCCCCACAAAGTTCTGAAAAGGCTTTCAAATTTTAGTCGgctaatatattttaaaaaagaataattattctatccgaacataatcataataacatttatttgtcgaaggataaatttttttttcaaatcagtCCGAAAGAAATAGTAGTTGAAAAGTTTCACATGTTAGACGTTTAGCCAACGAAGCAGCCCACTGTGTTGCAAAAATGGCAGTTgtctcatatgttttttttttttttttgaaagaagttGTCTCAGATGTTAGCCAGCTATTGATAGATAACATTCCTCCTTGTATTAGAGAGATTGTAATTGTTGAAAAGCTTTCCCATGAGTAATGAAATTCTGTCAgttaccttttaaaaaaaaaaaattagcttggaagaaatatttttcaacatatttaaaatagtgtcaaatatctataaacatttaaaagacacattaatttaatttaagtttgtaaactgttattaatgatgttaagaatttaatgtacattttaaatatttatagacacttgctactaatttaaatgaatttaataatattttttttagattgatttagaagaaatttcagTCTTTTGTTGAAAATCGCACAAAAATGACTTAAATACTTGAATCCTTACTAAACTGACAAACTCTACGAGGACATTAATGAAACCAAATGctaagaataatgctataaatctGGTCGATTCATAAACCGACCGACTGTACAAAGACATTACTCTTAGGTGGTAGTTACTTTTATCATGATGATACGGTATTTGAaaactaatttgtttttaaaaattaataaatataataatttttaaattgagataaaatattattgaatttgaatagAGTGAAAGTCACCGTAAAAGCATGcgagtgaaaataaaataaaaaaataaaaaatgggagTCCGTGCATGAGTCCAACGGCTAATACTAGTCCAGTTTATGGAATTCCGCTCCTGCCATTTCCAAATTCCCACACAGCAAAAGTTTTTCAAGAAAGTCAAAGTCTCCTAATTTATTCACACGCCCcaaactaggggtgtcaacccggtccggtttcccggtttttggcctaaaaccggaaccggaaccggggtaccccggttctcaattttgagaaaccggaaccggaaccgggaccccggttaaccggggtcccggttaccggccggttccggtattacccggtccggtaaccggtttttttttttaaattgatttttgggcttattttaggtattgggcctaaaataaaccaatttttttttcataagttggcccatttttttaaaaatctattagtttctttgtctaaattaaaggggctttgttgtgattgttccaaataattaaaaaataaaccttaaaaagtccaaaaatcctaaaaaatcattatttttgcctatttgagccttagaaataaaaatttaattttttaaaataccctaaacctaaacctaagtgtaaaaaatattaatatatataatatatatattaatatataaatataataatatataaatattattaaataaaatggaaacccggttccggtattcccggtaaaaaccgggtaccaaaaactggtaccggaaccggggtacccggtttttagatttttcaaaccggaaccggaaccgggaccccggtttcccggtttccggtttcccggtttcccggttttccggttccggttccggttccccggtaatttttgacacccctaccccAAACCCAACCCTTCTACTTCCTCTTTCGTCTTCTTCTGAGCATATTCATGTATATATCCCCCAAATATTAAGAAAGCTcaaagctagagagagagagagagagagaaatgggtTATGCTAAGGTGCTTCTGGGTGTGCTCCTAGTCTCTGCTCTGAGCATATCAACGGCTCAGCCACTGGCACCATTCAAATGCAGCAAAGCGGGCTCGACGTGCACCGCCCTGATCGACTACATGTCCCCCAACAAGACCACCCTCTCCGTCATCCAAAACCTCTTCCAAGTCAAGAAGTTCCGCAACCTCCTCGGCATCAACAACTTCTCAAGCACCTCAGAGAACCAGACCATCAACGCGCAGCAGAAGATCCGAATCCCCTTCACCTGCGCCTGCTCCAACGGCACGGGTCACTCTAACGGCAGCCCCGTCTACACCGTCGTCGGCGGCGATGTGTTGTACCACATCGCCGCCGAGGTGTTTTCTGGACTGGTAACGTTAAATCATTCccttaaactttaatttttttttttttttttttttttttaatttaatattattatatttatcttagttaatggttttaattaattaattgatatttaaCAGGTAACGTACCAGGAAATCGCAGCCGCTAATAAGTTGCCTGATGCGAACAAGATTGAGGTGGGGCAGAAGCTGTGGATCCCACTTCCGTGCAGCTGTGATGACGTGGATGGGTCGAAGGTCGTCCATTATGGACGCCTGGTGGATTCTGAGAGCACGGTGGAGAGCATAGCGGAGCAGTATGGGACGACGTCGTCTACTCTGTTGAGCCTCAATCAGATGACTAATGTTAGCGATCTTAAGGCCGGTCAAGTTCTTGATGTCCCTCTCAAAGGTTCCTTTTTTGCTTTCTTGAAAATTGTCTTTATAAATGCAATTGGAAGGTTTTAAAAATTCTagtaattttattaattaattacactCCGGTACAATTTTATATGATAATCAACGTGTTAGCAAGTAATAATCATAAGAGGATTAACTTGAAAATACATTTGGCTTGATGGGAATATTCTCTGAAGTTGAAACTAGCAAAACTATATTCAATTTAAGAAGTAATGATGACCCGATTTGAATCGGGTGCAATTTGATTGAATGCAATACAGGCAGTTAATTGCACTCAAACCCGGTCACAAGATGGCACGGGTTGCTGCTTGCAGCCAGTGAGTACAGCTAGTCTTGTCAATTGATTAAGAGGATAGGGTCCCCAGGGATCTTGTCTTACATTATCAATTATCAATGGTGCCCACCGACTTGTTGATGTCTGGCAAATGGTTTGACATCATAGGTGGGTGCAAATAGTTATgatgtttcttttttcaaaagtttttcaagATCTATTTTCTTGGATTCACTTCTTTGCTTTTTTGGATACTCATGGATAACAAGTTTTTTCATGTCACCCTGCGAGTTGTATTATTGACTCAATTattggagtatatatatatatatatatatatatatataacttcaataattcattttttttttggaattaaagaaaaagatagttGGTCCAAGCTCATCCTCATTTCTTGATAGGATTATCTTAGGATCCAGTTATACACATGGGGCTTAACACCAATATTTCTTAGTTGGttatgttaaagaatttgactcgtttaattaattGAGTCGGGTtagagttgacctatataatcttatactcctTCCTTGACACAACTTAAATCTGACAAACGATATTCAGGATTCACAATTTTTGATATGACCGATTAGGGTTGAGAGAtctgacttgtttaattaaatgtgtcgggttatagttgacttatatagttttatacctAAGTCTTGACATGATCCAAATTCGGCACACGAACATGAATTGCCACCCCTAACTAGTTACTACTTTAAGCTTTGCACCTGCCATAGGAATTAGGTGTTGTATGCGTTTCACTCACCTTGGCAATTTCTTACATTGCTTGATACGCTTTCTTGAGATTTCTTTTTGGCTTATAGCTTATTTTTGACATTTATAGTTATTGTGAGTAAATGATGCTCAAATGCTTATTTGCAGCTTGTACATCCAATATAAGCAGCACCTCCTTGGATTACCCTTTACTTGTTGCCAGAGACACTTATATCTACACTGCTAGAAATTGTATTAAGTGCACATGTGACCCAGCGAACAACTATACGTCGTAAGTGTATATAACTCGGTGGCTCTtgatatttgtgtttttttgttttttttccttcttggtGGTGGCTTCTCCAGTTTCTAAATTCATATCATTTTGGTGAGGCCAGACTACAATGTGAGGCTTCTGGACTAAAACCATTATCCAACTGGACAGCATGCCCTGCAATGCAATGTGAAGGTGCAGGCAATAATCAATACATTGGAAATATAACATCTTCAGGTGGTTGTAACCAAACAACCTGCGCATATACCGGTTACGATTCCCAAACCATTTTTGCAAGCCTTGTCACAGAGTCCACTTGTCCAGGTTGGTGCAATTTACTATCCTTGCTGTAGTGATTCGATTTTATGTGTTCTATAGAGACCAGCCCAAGATTGAGggcattaatatttttatatcaccCAAATACATATAGATTGCCCATGTCACTACCTAGGAATTCCTTTTAAGAGGTCGTTAGTGGTTAGTGTATGTGTATATGTTCCCTCTATGCAATCTTGGTTAAATTTTGATCTCTGCAAGATTAGAAACAACAACCAGCAATCTCTTATGCTGATTTCTTCTCTCTGGTTAGCTGTTTCATGTGGTAGTACTAGCATGATCGTCCGAAATTTCTTGATGCTCACTTGTCCAAGC from Corylus avellana chromosome ca1, CavTom2PMs-1.0 encodes the following:
- the LOC132167723 gene encoding glycerol-3-phosphate acyltransferase 9, producing the protein MSSSSTEKLKSSSSELDLDQPNIEDYLPSGSSIQEPLGKLRLRDLLDISPALTEAAGAIVDDSFTRCFKSNPPEPWNWNVYLFPLWCFGVVVRYFILFPVRVIVLTVGWIIFLSAFIPVHSLLKGHDKLRKKIERSLVELICSFFVASWTGVVKYHGPRPSMRPKQVFVANHTSMIDFIILEQMTAFAVIMQKHPGWVGLLQSTILESVGCIWFNRSEAKDREIVARKLRDHIQAADNNPLLIFPEGTCVNNHYTVMFKKGAFELGCTVCPVAIKYNKIFVDAFWNSRKQSFTTHLLQLMTSWAVVCDVWYLEPQILKPGETPIEFAERVRDIISVRAGLRKVPWDGYLKYSRPSPKHREQKQQSFAESMLRRLEEK
- the LOC132166942 gene encoding lysM domain-containing GPI-anchored protein 2-like, whose protein sequence is MGYAKVLLGVLLVSALSISTAQPLAPFKCSKAGSTCTALIDYMSPNKTTLSVIQNLFQVKKFRNLLGINNFSSTSENQTINAQQKIRIPFTCACSNGTGHSNGSPVYTVVGGDVLYHIAAEVFSGLVTYQEIAAANKLPDANKIEVGQKLWIPLPCSCDDVDGSKVVHYGRLVDSESTVESIAEQYGTTSSTLLSLNQMTNVSDLKAGQVLDVPLKACTSNISSTSLDYPLLVARDTYIYTARNCIKCTCDPANNYTSLQCEASGLKPLSNWTACPAMQCEGAGNNQYIGNITSSGGCNQTTCAYTGYDSQTIFASLVTESTCPASDGTNSGIQGLRWNFLFISIQLIFICLHLSH